One genomic window of Thermoproteales archaeon includes the following:
- a CDS encoding metallophosphoesterase family protein translates to MKILHVTDMHGDMEVLQKLASLSSENYDLVVATGDYESIAVIKAFKNFKKPVLAVTGNMDSPLIASELKACSYSIENKIVKIGKYYFAGIGGRALYSSIVGVASKLYEMNTPKPLILISHYPPVGVKVDLAWTGIHIGKSVIREIVEKFKPILLLCGHVHEARGIDKLGDTILVNPGPLYMGFYAIIDAEKLEIEMKRVSC, encoded by the coding sequence ATGAAAATCCTACATGTAACCGATATGCATGGAGATATGGAAGTATTGCAAAAGCTTGCAAGCTTATCAAGTGAAAACTACGACCTCGTCGTCGCAACCGGAGATTACGAAAGCATAGCAGTAATCAAAGCATTTAAGAATTTTAAAAAGCCAGTGCTGGCAGTTACGGGTAATATGGATTCTCCATTAATAGCCTCAGAGCTTAAAGCATGCAGTTACTCGATTGAAAATAAAATTGTGAAAATCGGAAAATATTATTTTGCAGGGATAGGTGGTAGAGCCTTATATTCGTCAATAGTAGGTGTTGCATCAAAACTGTACGAGATGAATACACCAAAGCCATTAATTCTCATATCTCATTATCCCCCGGTGGGGGTAAAGGTTGACCTAGCATGGACTGGTATCCATATAGGAAAAAGCGTTATAAGAGAAATTGTTGAAAAATTTAAGCCCATTCTTCTCCTATGCGGTCATGTTCATGAAGCCAGGGGAATAGATAAGCTTGGGGATACAATCCTAGTCAATCCCGGCCCATTATACATGGGTTTTTATGCAATTATAGACGCTGAAAAATTAGAGATAGAGATGAAAAGAGTTAGTTGTTAA